The following proteins are co-located in the Rhodothermales bacterium genome:
- a CDS encoding SLC13 family permease, with product MTAAPYWPFVVLILGIAFVVYLIAVARIHAFLALMLAAVCVGLLSHTLPGDASLAHIVRAVEIPMREFGVVAGQITFVIALAAIIGTAMLESGAADRIVNSLVGAMGESRAAIALFASGFIISIPVFFDTVFFLLLPLVLALRMRTGKDYILLVMAVAGGAAVTHHLVPPTPGPLIMSETLGVDLGVTIMAGLAAGILPGIAAYAMGARINRKLGVTFQPSGLVALEPRPREDGWTPGLLLSLAPVVLPVLLISSATVATAMGTDVPAIAFAGNKNVAMFVGTVISLWLWARRKGWGIREVGGAMGEPLQVAGVIILITCAGGAFGAMIKLSGIGDAIQWATADLPVSYILLAWLIAAVMKIAQGSGTVSMITTSSIMFALIGNGADLPYHPIYILLAIGFGAMVVTWMNDSGFWVVARMSGLTERETLQTWTVTLATIGVVGLLEVLIMAAVWPMKV from the coding sequence ATGACCGCCGCGCCCTACTGGCCTTTTGTCGTGCTGATCCTCGGGATCGCCTTTGTCGTGTACCTGATCGCGGTCGCCCGCATCCATGCGTTTCTGGCGCTGATGCTCGCGGCGGTGTGCGTGGGGCTGCTGAGCCATACGCTGCCGGGCGACGCTTCGCTGGCGCACATCGTGCGGGCGGTGGAGATCCCGATGCGGGAATTCGGGGTGGTCGCCGGCCAGATCACCTTTGTCATCGCGCTCGCGGCCATCATCGGCACGGCGATGCTCGAAAGCGGGGCGGCGGACCGGATCGTCAACTCCCTGGTCGGCGCGATGGGCGAGTCGCGGGCCGCCATCGCGCTGTTCGCGAGCGGCTTCATCATCAGCATCCCCGTGTTTTTCGACACGGTCTTTTTCCTCCTCCTCCCCCTCGTGCTCGCGCTGCGGATGCGGACGGGCAAGGACTACATCCTGCTCGTGATGGCCGTCGCCGGCGGCGCCGCCGTCACCCACCACCTGGTGCCGCCTACGCCGGGCCCGCTCATCATGTCGGAGACGCTGGGCGTCGACCTCGGGGTGACGATCATGGCCGGCCTGGCCGCCGGCATCCTGCCCGGCATCGCCGCCTATGCCATGGGCGCCCGCATCAACCGCAAACTCGGCGTCACCTTCCAGCCGTCCGGACTCGTCGCGCTGGAACCCCGGCCGCGGGAGGACGGGTGGACGCCCGGACTCCTCCTGTCGCTGGCGCCGGTGGTGCTGCCGGTCCTCCTCATCAGCTCGGCGACCGTGGCGACGGCGATGGGGACGGACGTGCCGGCGATCGCCTTTGCCGGCAACAAGAACGTGGCGATGTTTGTCGGCACGGTGATTTCGCTCTGGCTCTGGGCCCGGCGGAAGGGCTGGGGGATTCGCGAGGTAGGAGGAGCGATGGGCGAGCCGTTGCAGGTGGCCGGCGTGATCATCCTGATCACCTGCGCCGGCGGCGCGTTCGGGGCGATGATCAAACTCTCCGGCATCGGCGACGCCATCCAGTGGGCCACGGCCGACCTGCCGGTCAGCTACATCCTCCTCGCGTGGCTCATCGCGGCGGTGATGAAAATCGCCCAGGGGTCGGGGACGGTGTCGATGATCACAACCTCCAGCATCATGTTCGCGCTGATCGGGAACGGCGCCGACCTGCCCTACCATCCCATCTACATCCTGCTCGCCATCGGCTTCGGCGCCATGGTGGTGACGTGGATGAACGACAGCGGCTTCTGGGTCGTGGCCCGCATGAGCGGCCTCACCGAACGCGAAACCCTGCAGACCTGGACAGTCACCCTGGCCACCATCGGGGTGGTCGGGCTGCTGGAGGTGCTCATCATGGCCGCGGTCTGGCCCATGAAGGTTTGA
- a CDS encoding DUF6807 family protein, producing MSAPTLAFRAICLLLLFLPAAGCTPPGGEPAAPASVATTLVLRQDEAAGTISVFRAGGGTPILTQNARPDFRPYLHPMAAPDGNGVLTEFSPEHHRHQTGLYWGFTRVNGRDYFHHPEGDYWRRVSAEVLIPEGPHVQWRTVYDLLGEDGGVVLTETQTWAMQEVDGRYVLDLEWQGTGRTDVTIGEYDYGGLFIRMPWKEGIEGRVVNAARQQNARAEGQRAMWVDLGMKVDGRDDMAHIAVFDHPDNAGFPQPWRVDDQLGVGPVRARMGDWTIPAGHTETIRHELLVYTGEMSDIALTQAWQTYSGDEGMYSTASLWGIAQQEGLDAEFLTPQRAVEEMTIPEGYTVNPWAAEPMITQPMAFAWDDRGRMWVAENRDYESRGSGFSNSGDSRILIIEDTDHDGVADSRKVFLEGIPFPSAIAVGFDGLFLGAPPNLLFVPDRDRDDRADEDDIEILLTGWGIRDRHETINSLHWGPDGWLYGLEGFATPSKIRKPDGNDRLYRHGEPFPDDLLERDGVDIDGGVWRYHPVKDRFEVVAHGFSNPWGIDYDAKGQLFISACVIPHMFHVIPGGIYQRQGGRHFNPYVYSDIQTIVDHRHRSAHGGARIYQSDAFPEEQRGRLFMANIHEHAVLTDILTPKGSGFVASHGEDFLLANNAQWIGFSMEIGPGGDVYVLDWHDADICGKDVLDKDTGRIFRIAPEASLAEPWEGRYDDLGEKSDLDLVRLQRSPSDWHARRARVILEYRASQRPLGEAAQSALASIYDDESNADHRLRALWTLHVTGLATPDLLKEALEDRDEYVRAWAIQLLTEDGTPDSEALNQFMRMGRLDRSPVVRKYLAAALQRIDLASRWDMARGLVQQAQDAGDANIPLMLWFGIEPLVPSDPARAMELAGLAKIPLIAEYIARRAADGNLFEPLFDGLEANASARPAMLKGLRDALEGRADVDTPAGWAELYPRLQKQADAAPLALEVAQLFGDAEAVQAMLASLSDPSAPADQRQNAIAGLAGRQRPELAPEIGRLMDDPALRIQAIRAVGAYDDGALSQMLLQRYPGFDAAEKAEALRAFASRPVHGRVLTEALKLGTVPRAEVPAYIARQLRRVVGNGFVEVWGPIDDLALRNEAAYRKYRALLTDQALAGAHPDRGEAVFQRTCGACHAINGAGGAVGPDLTGSNRTNIDYLLDNIINPSEVIQDDYRMVIVTTHDGRTYMGNLTGETERAVTLRVVGQDAVVVDRSAIQSIETSTASLMPEGLLDTLTDAEVLDLIAFLMRVKA from the coding sequence ATGTCCGCACCCACGCTTGCATTCCGCGCAATCTGCCTGCTACTCCTCTTCCTGCCGGCCGCCGGCTGCACGCCGCCGGGCGGAGAGCCGGCCGCGCCGGCTTCCGTCGCCACGACGCTCGTGCTGCGCCAGGACGAAGCCGCCGGCACCATCAGCGTCTTCCGGGCCGGCGGCGGCACGCCCATCCTCACCCAGAACGCCCGCCCCGACTTCCGCCCCTATCTCCACCCGATGGCAGCGCCCGACGGCAACGGCGTCCTCACCGAATTCAGCCCGGAGCATCACCGGCACCAGACCGGCCTCTACTGGGGCTTCACCCGCGTAAACGGACGGGATTATTTCCATCATCCGGAGGGCGATTACTGGCGCCGCGTGTCCGCCGAGGTGCTGATCCCCGAAGGGCCGCACGTGCAGTGGCGCACGGTGTACGATCTCCTGGGCGAGGACGGCGGCGTCGTGCTCACCGAGACGCAGACCTGGGCGATGCAGGAAGTCGACGGCCGCTATGTGCTCGACCTCGAATGGCAGGGCACCGGGCGCACCGACGTCACGATCGGCGAATACGACTACGGCGGTCTTTTCATCCGCATGCCGTGGAAGGAGGGCATCGAGGGGCGCGTGGTCAACGCGGCACGGCAGCAGAACGCGCGCGCCGAGGGGCAGCGCGCCATGTGGGTGGATCTGGGGATGAAGGTCGACGGCCGCGACGACATGGCGCATATCGCCGTCTTCGATCATCCCGACAACGCCGGCTTCCCCCAGCCGTGGCGCGTCGACGACCAGCTCGGCGTCGGGCCCGTGCGGGCGCGGATGGGCGACTGGACGATCCCCGCCGGCCACACCGAGACCATCCGGCATGAACTGCTCGTGTACACCGGCGAGATGAGCGACATCGCGCTCACCCAGGCCTGGCAAACCTATAGCGGCGACGAGGGGATGTATTCAACCGCCTCCCTCTGGGGCATCGCCCAGCAGGAAGGGCTCGACGCGGAGTTCCTGACGCCGCAGCGGGCCGTCGAGGAGATGACGATACCGGAAGGCTATACCGTCAACCCCTGGGCCGCCGAGCCGATGATCACCCAGCCGATGGCCTTCGCGTGGGACGATCGCGGCCGGATGTGGGTCGCCGAAAACCGCGACTACGAATCCCGCGGCTCCGGCTTCTCCAACTCGGGCGACAGCCGCATCCTCATCATCGAAGATACCGATCACGATGGCGTGGCCGACAGCCGGAAGGTGTTTCTGGAAGGCATCCCGTTCCCGTCCGCCATCGCTGTCGGCTTCGACGGCCTCTTCCTGGGCGCGCCACCCAACCTGCTCTTTGTGCCGGACCGCGACCGCGACGACCGGGCCGATGAAGACGACATCGAGATCCTCCTGACGGGATGGGGCATCCGCGACCGGCACGAGACGATCAACAGCCTGCACTGGGGGCCAGATGGCTGGCTCTACGGGCTCGAAGGGTTCGCCACGCCGTCGAAGATCCGCAAGCCCGACGGGAACGACCGGCTCTACCGACACGGCGAGCCGTTTCCGGACGATCTGCTGGAACGCGACGGCGTCGACATCGACGGCGGGGTGTGGCGCTACCATCCGGTGAAGGACCGGTTCGAGGTCGTCGCGCACGGATTCAGCAACCCCTGGGGGATCGACTACGACGCGAAGGGGCAGCTTTTCATCAGCGCGTGCGTCATCCCGCACATGTTTCACGTGATCCCGGGCGGGATCTACCAGCGCCAGGGCGGCCGGCACTTCAATCCCTATGTCTACAGCGACATCCAGACCATCGTCGACCACCGCCACCGCTCGGCCCACGGCGGCGCGCGGATCTATCAGTCGGACGCCTTCCCTGAGGAGCAGCGCGGCCGGCTCTTCATGGCCAACATCCACGAACACGCCGTCCTGACCGACATCCTCACCCCGAAAGGCTCCGGTTTCGTGGCCAGCCACGGCGAGGACTTCCTGCTCGCGAACAACGCGCAGTGGATCGGCTTCAGCATGGAGATCGGTCCGGGAGGCGACGTGTACGTGCTCGACTGGCACGATGCCGACATCTGCGGCAAGGACGTCCTCGACAAGGACACCGGCCGCATCTTCCGCATCGCCCCCGAAGCATCCCTCGCGGAGCCGTGGGAAGGGCGGTATGACGACCTGGGCGAGAAATCGGACCTCGACCTCGTGCGGCTCCAGCGCAGCCCGAGCGACTGGCACGCCCGCCGCGCCCGCGTCATCCTCGAGTACCGCGCCTCGCAACGCCCGCTCGGCGAGGCGGCGCAGTCGGCCCTGGCCTCGATCTACGACGACGAGTCCAACGCGGATCATCGCCTGCGCGCGTTGTGGACGCTCCACGTGACCGGCCTCGCCACGCCCGACCTGCTCAAGGAAGCCCTGGAGGATCGCGACGAATACGTCCGCGCCTGGGCGATTCAGCTGCTTACCGAAGATGGAACGCCGGACAGCGAGGCGCTGAACCAGTTCATGCGGATGGGCCGGCTTGACCGGTCGCCGGTGGTGCGCAAATACCTCGCGGCGGCCCTGCAGCGTATCGATCTGGCGTCGCGCTGGGATATGGCCCGCGGCCTCGTGCAGCAGGCACAGGATGCCGGCGACGCCAACATCCCGCTCATGTTGTGGTTCGGGATCGAGCCGCTGGTGCCGAGCGATCCCGCGCGCGCGATGGAGCTCGCCGGCCTCGCGAAGATCCCCCTGATCGCCGAATACATCGCCCGCCGCGCGGCGGACGGCAACCTGTTCGAGCCGCTGTTCGACGGCCTGGAGGCCAACGCCTCGGCGCGTCCGGCGATGCTGAAAGGGCTCCGCGACGCGCTTGAAGGCCGCGCCGACGTCGACACGCCGGCCGGATGGGCCGAGCTGTATCCCCGACTGCAGAAACAGGCGGACGCCGCGCCGCTCGCGCTCGAAGTGGCCCAGCTCTTCGGCGACGCCGAGGCGGTGCAGGCCATGCTCGCTTCGTTATCCGACCCCTCCGCGCCGGCGGACCAGCGGCAGAACGCCATCGCGGGCCTCGCCGGCCGGCAACGGCCCGAACTGGCGCCGGAAATCGGCCGGCTCATGGACGACCCCGCCCTGCGCATCCAGGCGATCCGCGCCGTCGGGGCCTACGACGACGGCGCGCTCAGCCAGATGCTGCTCCAGCGCTACCCCGGGTTCGACGCGGCGGAAAAAGCCGAAGCGCTCCGGGCGTTCGCCTCGCGCCCCGTGCACGGCCGCGTCCTCACCGAGGCGTTGAAGTTGGGCACGGTGCCCAGGGCCGAGGTGCCGGCGTATATCGCCCGGCAGCTGCGCCGCGTGGTGGGCAACGGGTTTGTAGAAGTCTGGGGTCCGATCGACGACCTCGCGCTGCGCAACGAGGCGGCCTACCGGAAGTACCGCGCGCTGCTGACCGACCAGGCGCTGGCCGGCGCGCATCCGGATCGCGGCGAGGCCGTCTTCCAGCGCACCTGCGGCGCGTGCCACGCGATCAACGGCGCGGGGGGCGCCGTCGGGCCAGACCTGACGGGCTCCAATCGCACGAATATCGACTACCTGCTCGATAACATCATCAACCCGAGCGAGGTCATCCAGGACGACTACCGGATGGTGATCGTCACGACGCACGACGGGCGGACCTACATGGGCAACCTTACCGGCGAAACCGAGCGCGCGGTCACCCTCCGCGTGGTCGGCCAGGATGCCGTGGTCGTCGACCGCTCGGCCATCCAGTCGATCGAAACCTCCACCGCCTCGCTGATGCCGGAAGGACTGCTGGATACCCTCACGGATGCGGAAGTGCTCGATCTGATCGCGTTCCTGATGAGAGTCAAGGCTTAA